Within the Clostridium scatologenes genome, the region AGTGAAAAAGTTAAAGAAGCTTCAAAAACAAAAAGCACTAATGAATTGGCTAAATCTGTAAATGATTCTTCAAAAAATAAAGGTGAATCTACTACTTCTGATATTAGTAAAGTAGATGATAACTCAAACAAAAACAATACCAATACTACCAATTCAGCAGATAGTATTGCTGGTTCGTTTAAGAGTCCAAGTAGTAATTCTTCATCTGTAAACTCAACACAAAGCCCTTTGCCACCAAATGAAAATTTCAGTGGTAAAGAATCCTATAAGGGACTTCAAGGTATAGCTTCACCACAGAAAAATTTAGATATGGCAACTGCTGAAAAATATTTTGAAAGTAAAATCATAACTCCATCTTATGTTCCAGATGGTTTTAATCTTACAGATATATCAATTCCAGATGCAAAATTAAAATGTATTAAATTAAAATACAGTTCAGATTCTTCATATTTTGAAATATATGAAAGTAAAAACTTATCAAATTTAGATGGATCTAAAACTGTATATATTAATTCTAACAAAGCTTATATTAATTATGCGAAGGACAGTAAGTCTGCCACTACACAGATAGTATGGACAAACAATAATGTACAATATTATTTATCTAGCACTTTGCCAGAGGATTCGTTGATAAACATAGCTAAGTCTATTAATTAAAAAACATAAAAACTTTTGAAACATTTTATAATATGATTACGTCTAATTCAATATACGGAGGAAGTTCTATATATTTATTATTTTAATAGGGTATATTTCTTGTACCCTATTAAAATGGCGTTTGACTAATTTAGAATTTTAAAAATACATTTATTTTGTATTTAATTAACTAAAGGATTATTTTCAGGGAGGTCCCATTAATGAGAAAAAAATTTTTAATATCCACGTGTATTGCTTTAAGCATAGGTTTAGTATACATGCCATCCAAAGCAAGTGCTAAAATTTTGTCAAAAAATACAAATTCTATTGAAACAAAAACATATTCTATGATTTACAATAAAGTTAATTTTCATACTATATCACAGGATGATGCCCCTAGTGATTTGATGAAAAAAATTGAACTTTATAAAGGTAATGAAGGCTTTGTTTCTTATACTGATAGTTCTTCTAATAAGTCATATATAGCTGTTATGGCTGGTGAAAAGCCTACTTATGGCTACGGAATTACAGTAAAAGCTGTAGAAAATTCTAAGCAAGAAGTAAATGTATTAGTTGGAGAAACTTCTCCAGATAATAATGCTATATTACCTCAAATAGTAAGTTATCCTTATACTATAATAGAAACAGATATTCCATTAAATAATATAACAGTAAAAAATTCTAATGGAAAAAATTATAGCTATTATGATATTCAAAGAAGTTTCCAACCTATAATTGGTATATCCTGGGTTTCAGGTAATTTGAAAAATATATATAAAGAAAATAATTTTATATTTTTGGAAGTTCAAAACTCTAACAAAGTATCACAATTCTTCTACCTTAACGATAATGAAGAAAGTGAAAATAAAATTAAAGATTTAAAATTAAATAGTAATGTTACTATAAAATACGCATTAGGAACTCCACAAAAATATAATAATAACTCTTCTTTTCCATTAACAGAAATATTATTGCCTATTGATAAATCATCTTTTACTGACTCTAAATGGCAAGATTTAAGTCTACAAAAAAGCTTAGACAAAAATATGCAATTGACATTATATTATGATAAAGAACTTGAAAAAGAAAATGTAAGCAACACAAATATATATGTAGTGGATAATGATGGAACTAGAATTCCTACTGAAGCAACTTTATCTGACGATAAAAAATCTATAAGAATTATTCCTTTGAAACCTTATGTTGCTAATCAAACTTATTATCTATTTATAACAAGTGATGTTACCTCTAATATTAAGGTTTCTAATCAAGGCTACAGAATGCAATTTGAAGTATCGGTTCAATAGAAAAAGGAGTACTTATGAACTTATAAGTTCATAAGTACTCCTTTTTTATATTACTTAACTCCAGTTGATCCAAATCCCCCTTCTGCTCTTTCACTTTCAGATAACTCTCCTACTTCCAATATGCTAACTCTAATTATAGGTTTAACCACCATTTGAGCTATTTTCATATTTTTTTCAACTTTAAATGGAAGCTTTCCATGATTGATAAGTATTACACCAATTTCACCTCTATATCCTTCATCTATAGTTCCTGGAGTATTTAACACTGTTATTGAATGTTTAAGCGCTAAACCACTTCTTGGTCTAATTTGAGCTTCAGTATTTCTTGGAAGCTCTATTTTTATACCTGTATGTATAAGTGTAGTTTTTGATGGAGGTATAACAACTTCTTCTGTGGAGAATAAATCCATACCTGCATCACCTTCATGAGCATACTCTGGTAATTTTGCCATTTCATTAACTTTTATAACTTTTACTTGTATTGTACTTTCATTCATTGTATTTATCTCCTTAATCATATATTTTGTGACATTATTTATTTTATCAATTATTAGTCATACTGCCAAGGAATTGGATATAAAATAGTTAGCAAAACATAAAAGTACACGCTAATAATATATAATCTAGCGTGTACTTTTTACATTATAAAATATATCCTATTTAAAATGTTTTTCTTCAGTAACTTCTAAATCAACCTCTTCCAATTTTACAACCTTAGTATTATGTTTCTTTTTATATCCTAACCATAATACTAAGAATAATGGTAATCCTATATATGATGAAGTTACTCCTTTCCAATCTATTGTATCTGCTTGAAAATAAGTTAATCCCTGACCTAAAATAACTACTATACACAATACCAACGCTATTATTGGACCTAATGGAAATAACTTAGCTGTATACTTTAATTTACCCAAGTCACGTCCTTGAGCTACATAAGCTTTACGAAAACGATAGTGACATAATGCTATACCTACCCAAGCAACAAAGCCTGCAAGCCCTGAAGCTGCTACAAGCCATACATAAACTGTTGTTTCTGCATAAAGACCTGTCAAAAAGCAAAGTGATGCTATTATTGTAGTTGCTATTAATGCATTTACAGGAACTCCTCTTGAATTAAGTTTTCCAAAGAATGCAGGAGCTTTTCCATCCTTAGCCATTGCATATAGTGTTCTACTTGAAGCATACATTCCTGAATTTCCAGCTGACAATACTGAAGTTAGAATAATAGCATTCATCAATGATGCTGCCGCTGCAATACCAGCTCTTTGAAATACCATAGTAAATGGACTAGTTTGAACACCTGCATCTGTATAAGGAATTAATGCTCCAACTACGAATATTGTTCCCATATAGAATAGTAAAATTCTCCAGAATATTGTATTTATTGCTTTTGGTATATTTTTTTCAGGGTCTTCACTTTCACCAGCAGCTACACCAACAAGTTCAGTTCCTTGAAATGAGAATCCTGCAATTAGGAATATTAGGAAAATTGATTTAGCTCCACCTACAAATGGTGCTTCACCAATTGTAAAGTTCTTAAATCCAACATAATGACCACCTATTATTCCATATATAGTTGCAATACCTACTATCAAAAATATAATTACAGTAGCTACTTTAATACCTGCAAACCAAAATTCTGCTTCTCCATATGCTCTTGCTGATAAAAGATTAAGTACAACTACTAATGTAAGAAATACTACACTCCATATGACAGGCGGAACTCCCGGAAACCAAAATTTCATAAGAACAGCACCTGCAACCATTTCCGTTGCAACAGTAATCGCCCAATTATACCAATAATTCCATCCCATAGCAAATCCAAAAGCTGGATCTACAAATTTTGTTGCATATACACTGAAAGAGCCTGAATCTGGCATAAAAGTTGCCATCTCTCCCAAACTAGTCATTAAAAAATATACCATAACCCCTATACAACCATATGCAACTAAAGCTCCACCTGGACCTGCTTGTTTAATTGTATCTCCTAGTGCTAAAAATATTCCTGTTCCAATGGCGCCACCCATTGCAATCATATTAAGATGTCTAGCTTTTAGACTTCTTTTTAATTCACCTGACTCTTGACCTTTAATTTGATTAGCTTGTTCCATTTTTCTCCCCCTTATCGGTAATATTCTCCGATAAGTGAAATAACTAAGATAAAAAATGCTCTGAGAACACACTCAGAGCATTAAAATACACATTAATACATGAATGATAGCTCCCCACAAAATAAACTTTGTGACAGTCCTGTACATATTCTATACAAAGCCCAACTATATAGCATTAAAGCATCTGCTATAAGTTTCGGCAAAATTTCCTTTCAAACTGCTTCATAGTACTTACCTCTGCAGTATTACTCTTAAATTTTGCGCCTCTATCTCAGTTATTCACTTATAATTAACTATTATACACTAAAATTTATAATTAGTAAACATATTTTAAATGTATTTGCTACAACTATAGTAATATATTGTGTTTTAAGTTAAATTATTAATTACTAAAAATATATTATTTCTTGGGTGCCAATATCATAATCATATTATTTCCCTCTAATTTAGGGGACTTTTCGATTATTGCAGCATCTTCTAATTTAGAAATAAATACATCAAATACTTTATTTCCTAAATGAGTATAATTATTCTCTCTACCTCTAAATCTAATGGATACTTTTACTTTATTCTCACCAGATAAAAACTTTTTAGCATTATTAGCCTTAATTTGTATATCATGTTCTTCGATATTAGGTCTTAATCTTATTTCTTTAATATCAACAACCTTTTGATTTTTTTTTGCTTCTTTTTCTTTCTTAGATTGCTCATAAAGAAATTTATTATAGTCCATTATCTTACACACTGGCGGCTTAGCTGTTGGTGAAATCATTACCAAATCTAATCCTTCTTCTCTTGCACGATTTAAAGCTTCATTAGTTTTGACAACTACACTTTCTTCTTCACCCACCAATCTAATTTCATTTTCCCTAATACCTTCGTTTAAATTAAAATTTTTATTAATAATACAACACCTCCATAATTTTTTAATCTATAATTTTATATTTTTACCGAATTAAATTAAGAAAATTTCCATATTGAGCTGTACTTTGCATAATAGCATAATTATTATTATATCCAATATTTTGATTAACTTGTACAACTATATTTGGATTAATTTCCACTGCTTTAGCAGCACTGGTTATTTTTTTACCAATTCCAGTATATCCTGAAAATATATTTTTTACTTTATCACTATCATTTTCAATTGCATCATTAAGTTTCTTTCTATCTATAGATAAAGTACTATCTTCATTAATAGTTATTCCTATACCTTTTAATCTAGATTCATTTCTCTTTAATGCACTTGATGATGCTTTTAATATGTTGGAATCTAAATCATTATTTTGTATGTCACTAGAAAATTTATTATAACTATTTACAAAACTTTCAATACCATTTTTTATTTTATTAGTATTACTTTTAATTGATACCTTAATTGGATTTGTAGTGCTTTCCTTAAGATTTAAATTAACTTTTCCATTATCTAAACTTATATCATTTGTTTTAGATACATAGTTTACCCTATTTACACTATAATTTGCATCTTCAGCTATCTGAACTTTATTACTAGCTCCAGATGCAGTCACTGCATTACCAACCTTGTCTATAATTTCAAAAGAGTTAATTTTTCCAGTTTCTTTTGAATCAATTTTCATATACATTAAATTAGTTTTAGAATCTTTTATTACTGAAGCCTTAACTCCTGCATCAGAATTATTTATAGCATTAACCATACTATTTAAAGCTTTTTCATTGTTATCACCTTCATCTACTTTGAAGGAGATATCCTTAATTTGTCCATTATGATTTATTGCAAAAGTATTATTTCCTGCATTAAACATTGCTTTATCATAAGCATTAACCTCAGTACTTTTATTACTTTGATATTTAGCAACATTTTTAACTTCTACACTATAAGTTTTATTTAAAGCACCTTCTTTGACTGAAGCAGAAAGCTTTTTATCATCACTAGAAACAGCAATTTTGGATTGAAATAATCCATTGTTACTTTCATCCACTAAATTTTTACCTTTAGTAAAAAGTTCCGCAGCATCATTTTTAACTGTAGATACAGAATATATCTTGCTAGAAGAATTTTTAATATTATAGTAATAGTCACTTTTGTCTGTTTTTATACTATTGTATTTTAAGGAAAGATCATCTAATGTATTATATTTTCTAACACTACTTGTATTGTCTATCATAGGAATATTTTCATAATTCCAATTTAAACCATTAATCATTATAATCCTCCTCCGTGGTATAATATTTCCATTTGACTATTTATATTATCGCACACTTTCAGGATAATTTATATAATTTTATCATTTTTTTCTTACTTTTTTGAAAATGACAAAAATATAAAACAAAAACAGCTTTGGTAATTCCAAAACTGTTTTTATAAAATTTCATATTACATGAAACTTTCTTGACATGTTATTTCCTAAAATATATTTACTTAAAATTAATTAATGTATTTTTTAATCAATAACAATATTATCATCTTTAACATCTATGACTATAGGTTTTTTACCATTGACATTACCAAACAGTACCTTATCAACAAAGTAAGGTTTTATTTGCTGTGATACGATTCTTATTATTTCCCTTGCACCATATTCTAAGGATAATCCTTTACTTGCTAACCACTTATAACACTCTTCTGTAACTTGTATTTTTATATTTTTAGTTTTTAGCTTTTCTTCAAATTCTTTTATAGTTTTTTTGGCTACTAAAAGTGCCATATCTTCATTCATTTTGTTAAATACTATTATATTATCTAGCCTATTTCTAAACTCTGGAGAGAAAAATCTTTCTATTTCCTTATCTATATTTTCATTTTCTACAGTTCTTCCTCCAAATCCCATAAGAGGTTTTCCAATAGATCTAGCTCCTGCATTGGAAGTCATTATAAGTATTACATTTCTAAAATCAACCTTTTTTCCAGTACTATCTGTAAGAGTTGCATAATCCATTAACTGTAGCAATACATTTAAAACATCTGGATGAACTTTTTCAATTTCATCCAGCAGCAGTACACAATAAGGATTTTTTCTTACCGCATCTGTAAGAAGCCCACCTTCTTCATAACCTACATATCCTGGAGGAGCTCCAATAAGCCTTGCCACTGTATGCTTTTCTTGGTATTCACTCATATCAAATCTTATAAGTGGAATATTTAATGCCTTTGACACCTGTTTACATATTTCTGTTTTTCCCACACCTGTAGGTCCTACAAATAACAGATTAGACACAGTTTTGTTTTCATCATTAAATCCTGCACGAGATTTTTTTATAGCTGTAACTATAGATTCTATTGCTTTTTCTTGGCCAAATATCTCCTTTTTTATTGTTTCATCTAAATTTTTGAGTATATCAGCTTCATCTACTGATACAGTTTTTTCAGGTATTTTAGCTATGGATGCCACTATTTTTTCCACATCCTTCGCATTTATTTCAACAATACCCTCTTTTTCTGAATGAAGCTTTACATAAGCTCCTACTTCATCCATAACATCAATTGCTTTATCTGGAAGATACCTGTCTGTAATATATTTTGCTGAAAGCTCCACTGCAGCTCTTAATGCTTCCTCTGTATATTTTACATTATGAAATTCCTCATAATTTTCCTTAAGTCCATTTAATATATTAAAGGTATCCTCTATAGAAGGTTCCTTTACTTCAATTTTTTGAAATCTTCTTGCTAAGGCTTTATCCTTTTCAAAAACTTTTTTATATTCATCATAGGTAGTAGAACCTATAAATTTAATATTTCCTTTGCCTAAGAAAGGTTTTAGTATATTTG harbors:
- a CDS encoding DUF4367 domain-containing protein, translated to MKDNMEYFKEASNLLLKDIHTTEKLKKMTLEKCKSQKKNRIKPILATVASVAFLIMGFTYNYFFNNSTIPRNYVDNNEQQYKNSNDSEKVKEASKTKSTNELAKSVNDSSKNKGESTTSDISKVDDNSNKNNTNTTNSADSIAGSFKSPSSNSSSVNSTQSPLPPNENFSGKESYKGLQGIASPQKNLDMATAEKYFESKIITPSYVPDGFNLTDISIPDAKLKCIKLKYSSDSSYFEIYESKNLSNLDGSKTVYINSNKAYINYAKDSKSATTQIVWTNNNVQYYLSSTLPEDSLINIAKSIN
- the infC gene encoding translation initiation factor IF-3; protein product: MKKLWRCCIINKNFNLNEGIRENEIRLVGEEESVVVKTNEALNRAREEGLDLVMISPTAKPPVCKIMDYNKFLYEQSKKEKEAKKNQKVVDIKEIRLRPNIEEHDIQIKANNAKKFLSGENKVKVSIRFRGRENNYTHLGNKVFDVFISKLEDAAIIEKSPKLEGNNMIMILAPKK
- the dut gene encoding dUTP diphosphatase, whose product is MNESTIQVKVIKVNEMAKLPEYAHEGDAGMDLFSTEEVVIPPSKTTLIHTGIKIELPRNTEAQIRPRSGLALKHSITVLNTPGTIDEGYRGEIGVILINHGKLPFKVEKNMKIAQMVVKPIIRVSILEVGELSESERAEGGFGSTGVK
- a CDS encoding protease complex subunit PrcB family protein, whose amino-acid sequence is MRKKFLISTCIALSIGLVYMPSKASAKILSKNTNSIETKTYSMIYNKVNFHTISQDDAPSDLMKKIELYKGNEGFVSYTDSSSNKSYIAVMAGEKPTYGYGITVKAVENSKQEVNVLVGETSPDNNAILPQIVSYPYTIIETDIPLNNITVKNSNGKNYSYYDIQRSFQPIIGISWVSGNLKNIYKENNFIFLEVQNSNKVSQFFYLNDNEESENKIKDLKLNSNVTIKYALGTPQKYNNNSSFPLTEILLPIDKSSFTDSKWQDLSLQKSLDKNMQLTLYYDKELEKENVSNTNIYVVDNDGTRIPTEATLSDDKKSIRIIPLKPYVANQTYYLFITSDVTSNIKVSNQGYRMQFEVSVQ
- the clpA gene encoding ATP-dependent Clp protease ATP-binding subunit ClpA, which translates into the protein MKLDTIVNEIITAAYNEAKYSKHEYFTPEHILYASLFFEEGKKIIENCGGNVEYIKEDLIKYFKDNMDLIEKGEPTETIGVGNIVASAGQHVLSAEKEIIGLGDIFVAMYDEEESYASYFLKKQGIQRLDMLDYITHGISEFDLEEIEEDAYEDNHERQEEGSLSQYTIELTERARNGQIDPLIGREDVLDRTIQVLSRRLKNNPIHVGEPGVGKTAITEGLAKMIVENKVPKLLQGSKIYSLDMGTLLAGTKYRGDFENRIKSVLKNLEKQEKAIVYIDEIHTIIGAGAVSGGSVDASNILKPFLGKGNIKFIGSTTYDEYKKVFEKDKALARRFQKIEVKEPSIEDTFNILNGLKENYEEFHNVKYTEEALRAAVELSAKYITDRYLPDKAIDVMDEVGAYVKLHSEKEGIVEINAKDVEKIVASIAKIPEKTVSVDEADILKNLDETIKKEIFGQEKAIESIVTAIKKSRAGFNDENKTVSNLLFVGPTGVGKTEICKQVSKALNIPLIRFDMSEYQEKHTVARLIGAPPGYVGYEEGGLLTDAVRKNPYCVLLLDEIEKVHPDVLNVLLQLMDYATLTDSTGKKVDFRNVILIMTSNAGARSIGKPLMGFGGRTVENENIDKEIERFFSPEFRNRLDNIIVFNKMNEDMALLVAKKTIKEFEEKLKTKNIKIQVTEECYKWLASKGLSLEYGAREIIRIVSQQIKPYFVDKVLFGNVNGKKPIVIDVKDDNIVID
- a CDS encoding amino acid permease, coding for MEQANQIKGQESGELKRSLKARHLNMIAMGGAIGTGIFLALGDTIKQAGPGGALVAYGCIGVMVYFLMTSLGEMATFMPDSGSFSVYATKFVDPAFGFAMGWNYWYNWAITVATEMVAGAVLMKFWFPGVPPVIWSVVFLTLVVVLNLLSARAYGEAEFWFAGIKVATVIIFLIVGIATIYGIIGGHYVGFKNFTIGEAPFVGGAKSIFLIFLIAGFSFQGTELVGVAAGESEDPEKNIPKAINTIFWRILLFYMGTIFVVGALIPYTDAGVQTSPFTMVFQRAGIAAAASLMNAIILTSVLSAGNSGMYASSRTLYAMAKDGKAPAFFGKLNSRGVPVNALIATTIIASLCFLTGLYAETTVYVWLVAASGLAGFVAWVGIALCHYRFRKAYVAQGRDLGKLKYTAKLFPLGPIIALVLCIVVILGQGLTYFQADTIDWKGVTSSYIGLPLFLVLWLGYKKKHNTKVVKLEEVDLEVTEEKHFK
- the fliD gene encoding flagellar filament capping protein FliD, giving the protein MINGLNWNYENIPMIDNTSSVRKYNTLDDLSLKYNSIKTDKSDYYYNIKNSSSKIYSVSTVKNDAAELFTKGKNLVDESNNGLFQSKIAVSSDDKKLSASVKEGALNKTYSVEVKNVAKYQSNKSTEVNAYDKAMFNAGNNTFAINHNGQIKDISFKVDEGDNNEKALNSMVNAINNSDAGVKASVIKDSKTNLMYMKIDSKETGKINSFEIIDKVGNAVTASGASNKVQIAEDANYSVNRVNYVSKTNDISLDNGKVNLNLKESTTNPIKVSIKSNTNKIKNGIESFVNSYNKFSSDIQNNDLDSNILKASSSALKRNESRLKGIGITINEDSTLSIDRKKLNDAIENDSDKVKNIFSGYTGIGKKITSAAKAVEINPNIVVQVNQNIGYNNNYAIMQSTAQYGNFLNLIR